In the Spirochaetota bacterium genome, one interval contains:
- a CDS encoding FapA family protein has protein sequence MKIVIFYIDPKVTRMFVEKTDEQGNKSLALSSPNNFVYRNENIAKVVEGDDIEDATIHIDNEYSFHTIVKLVTLKSGEGIYFDEKSKIYKTSDYGFSIFDKNSSTISLFQPLQIPKDKSKAYYIVHPTKFRKIPTNRDIEETLVKKNIFSIVEKNLIIDQLTKIDVNEPKITRILVASGRDPIDGCHEYFIPLIEMERKAGKVLEDGSMDFREINSIIEVRKGQKILEKIPAIEPEDGFNIYGDKIEATFLENKGYDRGSNIVQSGSDKSIYVSSIDGCLEITKRRVSVKPVALIKGDVDYDTGNIDFNGSVHIFGSVLPGFSVIAKDNIIIDGHVDDAIIDAGGDIQVKLGIGGKGLTEIKAGGGVKAKYILNSTIQAVGEIEIVDSIINSNVSSNDKITVTDKHGKIIGGEAVALHEIIVNESGVPKENKTILNVGKSIYERDVKEKKRKMDMMKYNIEEVREYIKSIFGEKLFNDPKVFISNLIPVRRKSCLLLLSKITDYNKELKLLTEDYNSSKEMTQLKREPMVHILNKIYPGTQVNINNCVKLIEKVLTNVKFYEDKDERIIRFTNIV, from the coding sequence ATGAAGATAGTAATATTCTATATAGATCCTAAGGTTACCAGAATGTTCGTTGAAAAGACTGATGAGCAGGGGAATAAATCTCTGGCTCTTTCATCGCCAAATAATTTTGTGTATAGAAATGAAAATATCGCTAAAGTAGTCGAAGGCGACGATATTGAGGATGCGACCATACATATTGATAATGAATATAGCTTTCATACAATCGTAAAACTAGTTACTTTAAAATCTGGTGAAGGAATATATTTTGATGAGAAGTCAAAGATTTATAAGACCTCAGATTATGGCTTTTCAATATTTGATAAAAACAGTTCAACTATATCATTGTTTCAACCTCTACAGATTCCAAAGGATAAGAGCAAGGCTTATTATATAGTCCATCCGACAAAATTTCGGAAGATCCCAACAAATAGGGATATAGAGGAGACATTGGTTAAGAAGAACATCTTTTCCATTGTGGAAAAAAATTTGATTATAGATCAATTAACCAAAATCGATGTAAATGAACCAAAGATTACCCGAATATTAGTAGCTTCTGGGAGGGACCCGATTGATGGGTGCCATGAGTATTTTATACCACTTATTGAAATGGAGAGGAAGGCTGGTAAGGTCTTGGAGGATGGAAGTATGGATTTCAGGGAGATCAATTCAATTATTGAGGTAAGGAAGGGACAAAAGATATTAGAGAAGATTCCGGCAATTGAACCTGAGGATGGATTTAATATCTACGGGGATAAGATCGAGGCGACATTTTTAGAGAATAAGGGATATGATAGAGGAAGCAATATTGTGCAATCCGGCAGCGATAAATCAATTTATGTATCTTCAATAGATGGATGCCTTGAAATAACAAAGAGAAGGGTATCAGTAAAACCCGTTGCATTGATTAAGGGAGATGTGGACTATGATACAGGGAATATTGACTTCAATGGTTCTGTTCATATATTCGGATCTGTCTTACCCGGTTTTTCTGTGATAGCAAAGGACAACATTATTATAGATGGGCATGTTGATGATGCTATAATTGATGCGGGTGGGGATATTCAAGTGAAATTGGGGATAGGTGGCAAGGGCCTAACAGAGATAAAAGCCGGAGGCGGGGTTAAGGCTAAATATATACTCAATTCAACAATTCAGGCTGTGGGAGAGATTGAGATTGTAGATTCTATCATCAATAGTAATGTCTCATCAAATGACAAGATTACTGTAACGGATAAACATGGGAAAATAATTGGCGGGGAAGCGGTTGCCTTGCATGAGATCATTGTTAATGAATCCGGGGTTCCCAAGGAGAATAAGACAATACTTAATGTAGGAAAGAGCATATACGAAAGAGATGTTAAGGAAAAGAAGAGAAAAATGGATATGATGAAGTATAATATTGAAGAGGTTAGGGAATATATAAAATCGATCTTTGGCGAGAAGCTCTTTAACGATCCAAAGGTTTTCATCTCAAATCTTATTCCTGTAAGGAGAAAGAGCTGTCTCTTGCTACTATCGAAGATTACTGATTATAATAAAGAACTCAAGCTATTAACAGAGGATTACAATTCGTCAAAGGAGATGACACAACTAAAACGGGAACCAATGGTACATATATTAAATAAGATTTATCCCGGCACTCAAGTCAATATTAATAATTGTGTAAAGCTTATTGAAAAGGTACTAACTAATGTCAAATTTTATGAAGACAAAGATGAAAGGATTATTCGATTTACTAATATAGTATAA
- a CDS encoding acetate kinase: protein MKILVINCGSSTVKFQLIDMSNENVLAKGVVDRIGQTDSKMKYRLMDNDYAKECDTHDHGSAISRIIDEITNSEFGVIGDRSEISAVGHRVVHGAEKFAKSVLIDDDTIDQIEACIELAPLHNPHNLNGILVCKDLLPNVAQVAVFDTAFHQTMEDHVFMYGLAYRFYEEHRFRRYGFHGTSHFYVSKRASEIVGIDIQKLRIITCHLGNGASVTAVKFGRSVDTSMGFTPLEGLMMGTRCGDVDPSMALFVMEKDNLTSAECDALMNKECGLIGVSGISSDMRDLINAYNDGNSRARLALEMYAYRIKKYIGMYAAVMNGVDIIVFTGGIGENASLIRGMCCSEMEYLGVELDEGRNIRIIGAEGELNTQNSRVKVLCVPTNEELVIARDTARIVSNENGR, encoded by the coding sequence ATAAAGATTCTGGTGATCAACTGTGGGAGTTCTACAGTAAAATTTCAATTAATTGACATGTCCAATGAAAATGTGCTGGCTAAGGGGGTTGTTGATAGGATTGGTCAGACTGATTCAAAAATGAAATACAGGCTTATGGATAATGATTATGCTAAAGAGTGCGATACTCATGATCATGGCTCTGCCATTTCAAGAATTATTGATGAGATAACAAATAGCGAATTTGGTGTGATAGGGGACAGAAGTGAGATCTCAGCCGTTGGTCATAGGGTAGTGCATGGGGCGGAAAAATTCGCTAAATCTGTTCTAATAGATGATGATACGATTGATCAGATTGAAGCATGCATTGAGCTTGCCCCTCTTCATAATCCTCATAATCTGAATGGGATACTTGTGTGCAAAGATCTATTGCCGAATGTAGCTCAGGTGGCTGTGTTTGATACTGCTTTTCATCAAACAATGGAGGATCATGTCTTTATGTATGGGTTGGCATACAGGTTTTATGAAGAGCATAGGTTCAGGCGTTATGGGTTTCATGGAACCAGCCATTTCTATGTTTCCAAGAGGGCTTCAGAGATTGTTGGAATTGACATACAGAAGCTGAGGATAATTACATGTCATCTTGGGAATGGGGCCAGCGTAACGGCAGTGAAATTTGGAAGGTCGGTTGATACATCCATGGGATTTACTCCCCTTGAGGGTCTCATGATGGGCACAAGGTGCGGGGATGTTGATCCCTCCATGGCTTTGTTTGTTATGGAGAAGGACAACTTGACATCAGCGGAATGCGATGCGTTGATGAACAAGGAGTGCGGATTGATCGGGGTATCTGGCATTAGTTCGGATATGCGTGATCTGATCAACGCTTATAATGATGGCAATAGCAGGGCTAGGCTTGCTCTAGAGATGTATGCATATCGCATTAAAAAATATATTGGGATGTATGCTGCTGTAATGAATGGGGTCGATATAATTGTCTTTACCGGAGGGATAGGTGAAAATGCGTCGCTTATAAGAGGCATGTGCTGTAGTGAGATGGAATATCTAGGCGTGGAATTGGATGAGGGGAGGAATATAAGAATAATCGGAGCTGAAGGGGAATTGAATACACAGAATTCAAGGGTTAAGGTGTTGTGTGTGCCGACAAATGAAGAGCTGGTCATAGCCAGGGATACAGCTCGGATAGTCAGCAATGAGAATGGTCGTTAG
- a CDS encoding chemotaxis protein CheX: MEKKINIEYVNPFLVGASMVFKQLLKIELKKGKVKIANNPKPSHEVVIKLEITGNVQGMVVYSIGFYTVNKIADVLVPGLSEEQIMCEYKDIIGELANMITGNAINILSDKGLDISTPTVMDRPNFGTYSTGKYSVLVLNLYSPYGPLEISIAVK, encoded by the coding sequence GTGGAGAAAAAAATCAACATCGAATATGTTAATCCCTTTCTAGTTGGAGCCAGTATGGTCTTTAAACAGCTTCTTAAAATTGAGCTTAAGAAAGGAAAAGTAAAAATTGCAAATAATCCTAAACCCTCACATGAGGTAGTCATCAAGTTAGAGATTACCGGCAATGTTCAAGGAATGGTGGTATATAGTATCGGATTTTATACAGTGAATAAGATTGCAGATGTCCTCGTGCCAGGCCTGTCAGAGGAACAGATAATGTGTGAGTACAAAGATATTATCGGGGAGCTTGCCAACATGATCACAGGTAATGCGATAAATATATTATCCGATAAGGGTCTGGATATATCAACCCCAACAGTTATGGATAGACCCAACTTCGGAACCTACAGCACAGGGAAATATTCAGTATTGGTCCTTAATCTATACAGCCCATACGGTCCGCTGGAGATAAGTATAGCCGTAAAGTAA
- a CDS encoding GEGP motif-containing diheme protein: MLNKLNNPMVILYIVLIAFCACSDDSSSNSFVPTEIVSSRAYSGHESDVDANNFVKTYPSTVGKRLDDCQTCHSGGRITYADSGKTKNIDNPCSYCHLKAFEEGSDFTSGYPSTYESTLNPYGLAYNNAGRNQEALQAIADQDSDSDTYSNAEEIEDLRFPGDADSYPGQPLAPTIELYWDDVTAMNKHEQFMLLNAHKQQYDDYVTYKGVTILDLIAAAGIDLSGATGMTFFAPDGYQKDFDLDEDINYSYPRGIYYSVPSWPDDPERNLINYPDIIPDGLAHGSEIPDELYMILAYERDDGYLDESYYDSTDGRIGGEGPYRIVRPQESAGRPDRGSRANTYGDGWDYDDNIDHNAGDAVKGTCVIRIDPMPDGYEEYDWINGWSLIMDKKLIVYGQGVTEK; this comes from the coding sequence ATGCTAAATAAATTAAATAATCCTATGGTCATCCTTTACATTGTTCTGATCGCCTTCTGCGCATGTTCAGATGATAGCAGCTCTAATAGCTTTGTCCCAACGGAAATTGTCTCATCACGGGCATATTCAGGCCATGAAAGTGATGTGGATGCTAACAATTTTGTGAAAACATATCCCTCCACAGTTGGCAAACGACTCGATGATTGCCAGACATGCCATTCCGGGGGAAGGATTACCTATGCGGATAGCGGAAAGACAAAGAATATCGATAATCCCTGTTCTTATTGCCATCTAAAGGCATTTGAAGAGGGGAGTGACTTCACATCCGGGTACCCTTCAACCTATGAGTCTACCCTTAATCCCTATGGCCTTGCTTATAATAATGCGGGCAGAAATCAGGAAGCACTGCAAGCTATCGCTGATCAGGATTCTGATAGTGATACATATTCAAATGCGGAAGAGATTGAGGACTTGCGTTTTCCCGGGGATGCCGACAGTTATCCTGGTCAGCCCCTTGCTCCCACAATAGAGCTTTACTGGGATGATGTTACCGCAATGAATAAACATGAACAGTTTATGCTGCTTAACGCTCATAAACAGCAATATGATGATTATGTAACCTACAAAGGGGTAACAATCCTGGATCTAATCGCTGCGGCGGGCATTGATTTATCAGGCGCTACTGGCATGACCTTCTTTGCTCCTGATGGTTATCAGAAGGATTTTGATCTGGATGAGGATATCAATTACAGTTATCCCAGGGGCATATATTATTCAGTCCCCAGTTGGCCCGATGATCCTGAGAGGAATCTCATCAATTATCCTGATATAATCCCGGATGGGCTAGCCCATGGCAGCGAGATCCCTGATGAGTTATATATGATTCTTGCTTATGAACGCGATGATGGCTATCTGGATGAATCCTACTACGATAGCACAGACGGGAGAATAGGCGGAGAGGGCCCCTATCGAATTGTGCGTCCCCAGGAATCGGCCGGAAGACCGGATCGTGGCTCAAGAGCCAATACATATGGCGATGGATGGGACTATGACGATAACATTGATCATAATGCAGGCGATGCTGTTAAGGGCACTTGTGTAATTCGCATTGATCCTATGCCCGATGGGTATGAGGAATATGATTGGATAAACGGATGGTCCTTGATTATGGATAAAAAACTTATTGTTTATGGCCAAGGGGTAACGGAAAAATAG
- a CDS encoding sugar phosphorylase: MQRDDLTGSSDKTTMIKECSNNNTKDTDSEISVKYTKTFHNHEPDYSREVFQLTPEEHNNILNRLIFLYGRDIAEAYMPELERYIQIYYAHKPDRMINDEEMCDPSDRFSEKDVILITYGDILHGEERSPLATLAKFCDTFLKGTINTLHILPFFPYSSDRGFSIIDFGTVDPRLGSWADIEDLEERYQLMFDGVINHVSSKSHWFQEFLNGSPYYRDFFITFNSYDELTLEERNLIFRPRTSDILIKFDTINGPKYVWATFSSDQIDLNYKNPNVLIRVIDILLMYVRHGADIIRLDAVTYLWAEPGTRCIHLEQTHEIVKLFHDILDIVAPGVALITETNVPHEENISYFGNGNDEAHMVYNFALPPLVLYTFYKEDATQLSNWAKSLHVPSNTTTFFNFLDSHDGIGLMAVKNILQKGDIDILIHRAEEHGGYISYKSGEGGIEEPYEINITWFSALNREDSDEDIAFQVKRFVASRIIALILKGVPGIYLHSLIGTINDIQAVLKTQSKRDINRTVISYRAITEAMNDPFSKISRINRELGRLISIRTKKRAFHPNGDQHILDLSSDIFALLRISPEMDQHIIALTNVTNRVCHLEIPLSTLPLPIASSTNEYWIDIVSNMKWMAEDGRLFITMQPYDVIWLEPSNELE; the protein is encoded by the coding sequence ATGCAGAGAGACGATCTGACTGGTTCATCGGACAAAACAACCATGATAAAGGAATGCTCAAATAATAACACCAAAGATACCGATTCAGAAATATCCGTTAAATATACAAAAACCTTTCACAATCATGAACCGGATTATTCAAGGGAAGTGTTTCAACTCACCCCGGAAGAACATAACAATATTTTAAACAGGTTGATCTTCCTCTATGGCAGAGATATAGCGGAAGCCTATATGCCCGAACTGGAGCGATATATTCAGATTTACTATGCTCATAAACCTGACCGAATGATCAATGATGAGGAGATGTGTGATCCAAGTGACAGGTTTTCAGAAAAGGACGTTATCCTCATCACCTATGGAGACATCCTTCATGGCGAAGAGCGCTCCCCCCTTGCCACCCTAGCAAAATTTTGCGATACATTCCTCAAAGGGACAATCAATACACTCCATATCCTGCCCTTCTTCCCCTACTCATCAGATAGGGGTTTCTCCATTATCGACTTCGGAACTGTGGATCCTAGACTTGGTTCCTGGGCAGACATTGAAGACCTAGAGGAGCGCTATCAATTGATGTTCGATGGAGTCATCAATCATGTTTCATCGAAGAGTCATTGGTTTCAGGAATTCCTGAACGGAAGCCCCTACTACAGGGACTTTTTCATAACATTCAACTCATATGATGAGCTAACGCTTGAAGAGCGTAATTTGATATTCCGTCCAAGAACCTCTGATATACTTATTAAATTTGATACGATCAATGGCCCAAAATATGTATGGGCTACATTTTCATCTGATCAGATTGACCTCAATTATAAAAATCCAAACGTGTTGATACGGGTAATCGATATCCTACTTATGTATGTGCGTCACGGGGCTGATATTATTCGGTTGGATGCTGTAACATATCTATGGGCAGAGCCAGGGACTCGCTGTATTCACCTGGAACAGACACATGAGATAGTGAAACTCTTTCATGATATTTTAGATATCGTTGCGCCCGGGGTGGCCCTAATAACAGAGACAAATGTGCCTCATGAAGAGAACATCTCCTATTTCGGCAATGGCAATGATGAGGCTCATATGGTTTATAACTTTGCCCTGCCTCCCCTTGTTCTGTATACCTTCTACAAAGAGGATGCAACTCAGCTTTCCAATTGGGCAAAGTCTCTCCATGTCCCTTCGAACACCACCACTTTTTTCAACTTTCTGGATTCACATGACGGCATTGGCCTTATGGCGGTTAAGAACATATTACAAAAAGGGGATATTGACATCCTCATCCATAGGGCAGAGGAACATGGCGGATACATCTCTTACAAGAGTGGCGAAGGTGGCATTGAAGAGCCATATGAGATCAATATAACCTGGTTTAGCGCCCTTAATCGCGAGGATTCTGATGAAGATATTGCCTTTCAAGTCAAGAGATTTGTTGCTTCGAGAATTATAGCCTTGATTCTTAAGGGGGTTCCTGGTATCTATCTCCATAGCCTAATAGGAACCATCAACGACATCCAGGCTGTATTGAAAACCCAATCCAAGAGGGATATCAATCGCACTGTTATCTCTTATAGGGCCATAACCGAGGCCATGAACGATCCCTTTTCCAAGATATCGCGTATAAATCGGGAACTCGGCAGGCTAATTTCAATCAGAACAAAGAAACGAGCCTTTCACCCTAATGGAGATCAACACATCTTAGATCTATCATCTGATATATTTGCCCTCTTGAGGATATCCCCTGAAATGGATCAGCATATAATAGCCCTAACCAATGTGACAAACAGGGTTTGCCATCTGGAGATTCCTCTAAGTACTCTACCCCTTCCAATAGCATCCTCCACCAATGAATATTGGATTGATATAGTAAGCAACATGAAGTGGATGGCAGAGGATGGAAGGCTATTTATAACAATGCAGCCTTATGATGTCATCTGGTTAGAGCCATCAAATGAATTGGAATAG
- the pyk gene encoding pyruvate kinase, with the protein MRKTKIVCTLGPATERNNILRQLFINGMNVARLNFSHGTHDEHRKTVEKFMALRDELDIPVGLLMDTKGPEIRVQQFEKDRIELKAGSIFTLTTDDVVGNEKIVSVTYKGLTNDVDRGDIILIDDGLIKLKVVSRNKIEIQCEVINGGPVSNNKGINVPNVSINMPYINERDRKDFQFVTENNFDFIAASFVKNASCIKELRRTLEDYGGGNLKIIAKIENREGVDNADDIIRISDGVMIARGDMGVEIPFEELPSIQKELISKCYLAGKPVITATQMLDSMIHNPRPTRAEITDVANAIYDGTSAIMLSGETSIGKYPLEALLTMSKIAIHAEKNIDYISRFNNTHFAVSRNVTNAISHATCVTAHTLDASAIISVTKSGHTAQMISKFRPASPIIATTVNRNVYWQLSLSWGVRPVLTEIKDSTDDIFDQAIEKASNSDIIKNGDLVVITGGTPAGISGTTNTLKVHIIGDVLVEGKGLNNLSVTGNLYVVHKKDDAMKDFNAGDIVVISKTTDEILLALKYASGVITEEDEEDSRAAVVGMALEIPVIANAVEATTVLKSGTVVSLDALSGVVYSGLKRN; encoded by the coding sequence ATGAGAAAGACTAAGATAGTATGCACTCTTGGCCCTGCAACGGAGAGGAATAATATCTTAAGACAACTCTTCATCAATGGCATGAACGTCGCAAGATTGAATTTTTCTCATGGCACGCATGACGAGCACAGAAAGACTGTTGAAAAATTTATGGCCCTTAGGGATGAATTGGATATTCCAGTTGGCTTGCTTATGGATACAAAGGGTCCGGAGATTAGAGTTCAACAGTTTGAAAAGGATCGCATAGAACTCAAGGCTGGGAGTATATTTACATTGACCACAGATGATGTTGTCGGGAATGAAAAAATAGTCTCAGTCACCTACAAAGGATTAACAAATGATGTGGATAGGGGCGATATAATTTTAATTGATGACGGTTTGATTAAATTGAAGGTTGTAAGTAGAAATAAAATAGAAATTCAATGCGAGGTTATTAACGGAGGCCCTGTAAGCAATAATAAAGGTATAAACGTGCCTAATGTGTCGATCAATATGCCCTATATTAACGAAAGGGATAGAAAGGATTTCCAATTTGTAACAGAAAATAATTTTGATTTTATTGCTGCCTCCTTTGTGAAAAATGCCAGTTGCATAAAGGAATTAAGAAGGACTCTGGAGGATTATGGAGGGGGGAATCTAAAAATAATTGCAAAAATTGAGAACAGGGAAGGGGTAGATAATGCAGATGATATTATTAGAATTAGCGATGGAGTGATGATTGCAAGGGGGGATATGGGGGTTGAGATCCCCTTTGAGGAATTACCGTCAATACAAAAGGAATTGATAAGCAAATGTTACCTCGCTGGAAAGCCAGTTATTACTGCTACGCAAATGCTTGATTCCATGATACATAACCCAAGACCAACAAGGGCTGAGATAACTGATGTGGCAAATGCAATCTATGATGGCACAAGCGCAATAATGCTTTCAGGCGAAACGTCTATAGGGAAATATCCCTTGGAAGCATTGTTGACCATGTCTAAGATAGCTATTCATGCCGAAAAGAACATCGATTATATATCTAGATTTAACAACACTCATTTTGCAGTTTCAAGAAATGTGACCAATGCTATTAGTCATGCCACATGTGTTACTGCTCATACCCTTGACGCTTCAGCAATAATTTCTGTAACCAAATCAGGACATACTGCTCAGATGATATCGAAATTTAGGCCAGCATCTCCAATAATTGCTACAACCGTTAATCGAAATGTCTATTGGCAGTTATCATTATCATGGGGGGTTCGTCCCGTGCTAACTGAGATTAAGGATTCCACAGATGATATCTTTGATCAGGCTATTGAAAAGGCCTCAAATTCAGACATAATAAAGAATGGAGATTTAGTCGTAATTACTGGCGGAACGCCTGCCGGTATAAGTGGAACAACGAACACCCTGAAGGTTCATATAATCGGGGATGTCCTGGTAGAGGGGAAGGGATTAAATAATCTCTCTGTAACCGGAAATTTATACGTTGTCCACAAAAAGGATGATGCTATGAAAGATTTTAACGCGGGGGATATCGTAGTTATTTCAAAAACAACGGATGAGATACTATTGGCCTTAAAATATGCTTCCGGGGTTATTACTGAGGAGGATGAAGAGGACTCAAGGGCGGCAGTCGTTGGAATGGCATTAGAGATACCCGTGATAGCAAATGCAGTTGAAGCGACAACGGTTTTGAAGAGTGGGACTGTAGTCTCACTCGATGCCTTATCGGGGGTTGTGTATAGCGGACTTAAGAGGAATTGA
- a CDS encoding porin yields the protein MALRSLLILLVLFFCYPLKAQNNPASIYINGGINNPEIPDKIKDDPLYTFNVHIGGYLQLWYIYEGVENGKRQRLTNDEAAQQASGFSFNRARVYIENIDGKLRGKISAKLESGTPSMLDAYVHYLLIKDNLQLRAGQMKIPSTYEVETSSSNLEFATRSRFTDNVANWSLSKSTSSISPFTSVQTYYRDLGVAIRGNLYGFTYHCMISNGLGANLFVGGNESRQFVYTNTFGAYFFGTRLSWDIMRLFHLVDFPVSSFRLGGHRNRNRHPNILYNDTKTVLDIDRESWSSDIQIIIFNRIRLTGMYGKGVVEDDFDNNNEPDYRYHGYELRVIVEILKDRLEAGFRFDSYTDENSIFGGEETMKTYTLGINYYIPPGLRMQPNYKWKRLEGELNIETNDDIFILSAQYEF from the coding sequence ATGGCTTTGAGAAGTTTATTGATTCTATTGGTGTTATTTTTTTGCTATCCCCTAAAGGCGCAGAATAACCCTGCGTCTATTTATATCAATGGAGGAATCAATAATCCCGAAATCCCTGATAAGATTAAGGATGATCCTCTTTATACCTTTAATGTGCATATTGGAGGTTATCTTCAGTTATGGTATATCTATGAAGGGGTGGAGAATGGGAAGCGGCAGCGTTTAACAAATGATGAGGCTGCACAGCAGGCATCGGGGTTCAGCTTTAATAGGGCAAGGGTATATATTGAGAATATTGATGGCAAACTTAGGGGCAAGATATCAGCAAAGCTTGAAAGCGGCACCCCATCAATGCTGGATGCCTATGTACATTATTTATTGATAAAGGATAATCTTCAACTCCGGGCCGGGCAGATGAAGATACCATCAACCTATGAGGTTGAAACCAGCAGCTCAAATCTTGAATTTGCTACACGAAGCCGCTTTACCGACAATGTGGCCAACTGGTCATTATCAAAGAGCACATCGAGCATCTCCCCCTTTACCAGCGTCCAAACCTATTATAGGGATTTGGGTGTGGCTATTAGGGGAAATCTTTACGGATTCACATATCACTGTATGATATCAAATGGGCTTGGGGCAAATCTTTTTGTAGGGGGCAATGAGAGCAGGCAATTTGTATACACTAACACCTTTGGAGCATATTTTTTCGGGACGAGGCTATCATGGGATATTATGAGGCTTTTTCATCTGGTAGATTTCCCAGTATCATCATTTCGCCTTGGGGGGCATAGAAATCGGAACAGACACCCGAATATACTCTATAATGACACAAAGACGGTTCTTGATATAGATCGGGAATCCTGGTCCTCTGACATACAGATAATCATCTTTAATCGAATCAGACTCACTGGCATGTATGGGAAAGGGGTTGTTGAGGATGACTTTGACAACAATAATGAGCCGGATTATAGGTATCACGGCTATGAACTCAGGGTTATTGTTGAGATACTGAAGGATCGTCTTGAAGCTGGATTTAGATTCGATTCCTACACTGATGAAAACTCTATCTTTGGCGGGGAAGAGACTATGAAGACCTATACCCTTGGGATTAACTACTATATCCCTCCTGGTCTAAGGATGCAGCCCAATTATAAATGGAAAAGGCTTGAGGGTGAACTCAATATTGAGACCAATGATGATATCTTCATCCTTTCAGCGCAATATGAATTTTGA
- a CDS encoding HDOD domain-containing protein, whose translation MEKKELREIIYSKIEELPTLPAVVPKLLSLIEDSKSNASDITDVISHDPALTSKILKVANSAYYGFSEQISELNKSVTLLGFNMVKSLALSIGVMKSLPTFKKNPYFSQDGLWTHSLAVATLIQELGKRHCKKDANESLFIIGLLHDVGKIVLDQFFHEKFLEALEYANKLEKLSLHIAERAVIGIDHCEVASMLLKRWKFPQKIINPIDFHHMKELPEEISVADVSLLRIANALSQELKLGDEGNSIPNEIGECDLKLLNMEAKDLEEMRTFANKNRDKVNDLLKAMI comes from the coding sequence ATGGAGAAAAAAGAACTAAGAGAGATAATTTATTCAAAGATTGAAGAGCTTCCCACACTCCCTGCTGTGGTTCCCAAGCTCTTGAGCCTAATAGAAGACTCGAAGAGCAACGCTTCAGACATTACAGATGTGATCTCCCATGATCCGGCATTGACATCAAAGATATTAAAGGTTGCCAATTCAGCCTATTATGGCTTCTCTGAACAGATATCAGAATTAAATAAATCTGTAACCCTTCTTGGCTTTAACATGGTAAAGTCTTTGGCCTTGTCCATAGGAGTCATGAAGAGCCTGCCCACATTCAAGAAGAATCCCTACTTTTCGCAGGATGGCTTGTGGACTCATAGTTTGGCTGTGGCTACGCTGATTCAGGAATTAGGCAAAAGGCATTGCAAGAAGGATGCCAATGAATCACTTTTCATAATAGGACTCCTTCATGATGTTGGTAAGATTGTGCTTGATCAATTTTTTCATGAGAAATTTCTTGAGGCTTTAGAGTATGCAAATAAACTTGAAAAGCTTAGCCTCCACATAGCCGAGCGGGCGGTAATCGGTATCGATCATTGTGAAGTGGCGTCAATGCTTTTAAAGCGATGGAAATTTCCCCAAAAAATAATAAATCCAATCGATTTTCATCATATGAAAGAACTACCAGAGGAGATTAGCGTCGCTGACGTTTCCCTGCTCAGAATCGCAAATGCTTTGAGTCAGGAACTAAAGCTGGGGGATGAAGGAAACTCGATCCCTAATGAGATTGGTGAATGCGATCTAAAGCTGTTAAACATGGAAGCAAAGGATTTGGAAGAGATGAGAACCTTTGCCAATAAAAATCGGGATAAGGTCAATGATCTCTTAAAAGCTATGATCTGA